The proteins below are encoded in one region of Segatella copri:
- a CDS encoding helix-turn-helix domain-containing protein, translating to MKDKVNAIPLIGEIIKEELNKQGKTTVWLAEQLGCHRTNIYKVYGRATIDTGMLYHICQLLNIDLFKVYSDALRKRKKKNQDLN from the coding sequence ATGAAAGATAAAGTAAATGCAATTCCCTTAATCGGTGAAATCATCAAAGAGGAATTAAACAAGCAAGGCAAGACCACAGTATGGCTTGCTGAGCAATTAGGCTGCCATCGTACTAATATATATAAGGTATACGGCAGAGCCACTATAGATACGGGTATGCTTTACCATATCTGTCAGTTGCTGAACATTGATTTGTTTAAGGTTTATTCAGACGCTTTGCGCAAACGCAAGAAAAAGAATCAAGATTTAAACTAA
- a CDS encoding sensor histidine kinase produces MFKLNSVGRKLYFSVLAVFLVFAVSFIVFQQAREKQYKIGTLTIKLENYNELLAEDLALSPGEGIILQDSIHNRDVTVAHEKLQAFVREHESKDLRVTLVRPNGKVIYDNMSSDYDHFANHAKREEIAEALKNRVGSSVERQSKTLKHDYFYVASYFPESKLIIRTALPYNNDLAKSLQADQHFIWFAIVAVILLTIVLYRFTDRLAKNVSKLSIFAYKADHNESLEVEDLAKFPNDELGEIAERIIKMYKRIQTTRREQDVLKRQLTQNIAHELKTPVASIQGYLETILDNPHINEEIKSQFLQRCYAQSERLTSLLRDISTLNRLDDGSDMIDFEAVDITQMVSEIAHETALERESHKMTFENLLPDQHIIVKGNRSLLYSVFRNLTDNAIAYAGEGRKITLSAKEQGNKWHFIFCDNGQGVPAEHLSRLFERFYRVDKGRSRKMGGTGLGLAIVKNAVLLHGGTIRVSNQQEGGLKFEFTLKK; encoded by the coding sequence ATGTTTAAGCTAAATAGTGTAGGTAGGAAGTTGTACTTCAGTGTACTGGCGGTGTTCCTTGTGTTCGCCGTCAGTTTTATCGTGTTCCAGCAGGCACGTGAGAAGCAGTATAAAATAGGTACGCTTACTATCAAGCTGGAAAATTATAATGAACTGCTGGCAGAAGATCTGGCGCTCTCTCCTGGTGAAGGAATTATTCTGCAAGATAGCATCCACAATAGGGATGTGACTGTGGCTCATGAGAAGTTGCAGGCTTTTGTCCGAGAACATGAAAGCAAGGATCTTCGTGTTACGCTGGTGCGCCCTAACGGTAAGGTGATTTATGACAACATGAGTTCCGACTATGATCATTTTGCCAACCATGCCAAGCGTGAGGAAATAGCAGAGGCCTTGAAAAACAGGGTAGGCTCAAGCGTGGAGCGACAGTCTAAAACCCTGAAGCATGATTATTTCTATGTGGCTTCTTATTTTCCGGAAAGCAAGCTCATCATCCGTACGGCACTACCTTATAATAATGATTTGGCAAAATCGCTGCAGGCCGACCAGCATTTCATCTGGTTTGCCATTGTAGCCGTCATTCTGCTTACCATCGTGCTCTACCGTTTTACGGACCGTCTGGCAAAGAATGTTTCCAAACTGAGCATCTTTGCTTATAAGGCAGACCACAACGAGAGTCTGGAGGTGGAAGATCTCGCCAAGTTCCCTAACGATGAGTTGGGCGAGATAGCTGAGCGCATCATCAAGATGTATAAGCGCATACAGACCACCCGACGTGAACAGGATGTACTGAAGCGGCAGCTTACCCAGAATATCGCTCACGAGCTGAAGACTCCTGTAGCAAGTATTCAGGGTTATCTGGAAACGATACTCGACAATCCGCATATCAACGAAGAGATAAAGTCGCAGTTTCTGCAGCGCTGTTATGCCCAGAGCGAGCGTCTCACCTCTCTGCTCCGCGACATCTCTACCCTGAACCGGTTGGATGACGGTTCGGATATGATAGATTTCGAGGCGGTAGACATTACGCAGATGGTGAGTGAAATAGCCCATGAGACGGCGCTGGAAAGAGAGTCGCACAAGATGACTTTCGAGAATCTTCTTCCCGACCAGCATATTATCGTGAAGGGTAACCGCAGTCTGCTCTATAGTGTGTTCCGCAATCTTACCGACAATGCCATAGCTTATGCCGGCGAAGGGCGTAAGATAACGTTGAGTGCCAAGGAGCAGGGCAATAAGTGGCATTTCATCTTCTGTGATAATGGTCAGGGAGTTCCTGCCGAGCATCTCTCCCGTCTTTTCGAGCGTTTCTATCGGGTAGATAAGGGACGCAGCCGCAAGATGGGTGGCACCGGTTTGGGGCTTGCCATCGTCAAGAATGCCGTTCTCCTGCATGGCGGAACCATCCGTGTGAGCAATCAGCAGGAAGGCGGCTTGAAGTTTGAATTTACGCTTAAAAAATAA
- a CDS encoding NADP-dependent isocitrate dehydrogenase, whose translation MEKIKMTTPLVEMDGDEMTRILWKMIKDELILPFVDLKSEYYDLGLPYRDQTNDQVTIDSAEAAKKYGVAVKCATITPNAQRMDEYKLHKMWKSPNGTIRSIMDGTVFRAPITIPSIHPCVKNWEKPITIARHAYGDVYKSVELRADEPGTAKLVFEGKSGKKQEIEIHSFDGAGVIQGMHNTDKSIRSFAHSCFKFAIDTKQDLWFATKDTISKTYDAQFRKIFEEVYESDYKEKFAELGIEYFYTLIDDAVARVIRSKGGFIWACKNYDGDVMSDMLSTAFGSLAMMTSVLVSPDGKYEYEAAHGTVTRHYYRYLKGEDTSTNPMATIFAWSGALRKRGELDGIKELQNFGDQLEAACFDTLNDGIATKDLVNLMEGVEAKAVNSAGFIAAIRERLEKRLA comes from the coding sequence ATGGAAAAGATTAAGATGACAACTCCATTGGTAGAGATGGACGGTGATGAGATGACAAGAATTCTCTGGAAGATGATTAAGGACGAACTGATTCTTCCTTTCGTTGATTTGAAGTCTGAGTATTATGATCTCGGTCTGCCTTATCGCGACCAGACCAACGACCAGGTAACCATCGACTCTGCTGAGGCGGCTAAGAAATATGGTGTGGCTGTGAAGTGTGCTACTATCACTCCTAATGCACAGCGTATGGACGAGTATAAACTCCATAAAATGTGGAAGAGTCCTAATGGAACTATCCGTAGCATCATGGATGGTACTGTGTTCCGTGCTCCTATCACCATCCCTAGCATCCACCCATGTGTAAAGAACTGGGAGAAGCCTATCACTATCGCCCGTCATGCTTACGGCGATGTATATAAGAGTGTAGAACTTCGTGCAGATGAGCCAGGTACAGCCAAACTCGTGTTCGAGGGTAAGAGTGGCAAGAAGCAGGAGATAGAGATTCATTCTTTCGATGGCGCCGGAGTTATCCAGGGCATGCACAATACTGATAAGAGTATCCGCAGCTTTGCTCACAGCTGCTTCAAGTTTGCCATTGATACCAAGCAGGATCTCTGGTTCGCTACCAAGGATACCATCTCTAAGACTTATGATGCCCAGTTCCGTAAAATCTTTGAAGAAGTATATGAGAGCGACTATAAGGAGAAGTTTGCAGAACTCGGCATCGAGTATTTCTATACATTGATTGATGATGCCGTAGCCCGTGTTATCCGCAGCAAGGGCGGTTTCATCTGGGCTTGCAAGAACTATGACGGTGATGTGATGAGTGATATGCTCAGTACAGCCTTCGGTTCTCTGGCGATGATGACTTCCGTATTGGTTTCTCCTGACGGCAAGTATGAGTATGAGGCAGCCCACGGTACCGTGACCCGTCACTACTATCGCTACCTGAAGGGTGAAGATACATCTACTAACCCAATGGCTACCATCTTTGCATGGAGCGGTGCGTTGAGAAAGCGTGGCGAGCTGGATGGCATCAAGGAACTTCAGAACTTTGGCGACCAGTTGGAGGCTGCATGTTTCGATACATTGAACGACGGTATCGCTACCAAGGATCTCGTAAACCTGATGGAAGGTGTTGAGGCTAAGGCTGTAAACTCTGCCGGCTTTATCGCTGCCATCCGCGAGCGTTTGGAAAAGCGATTGGCATAA
- a CDS encoding response regulator, which yields MEENMKRILVVDDEQDLCEILKFNLETEGYEVETANSAEEALEMDIASFDLLLLDVMMGGMSGFQLAKQLKGNPMTANVPIIFLTARDTENDTVTGFNIGADDYISKPFSIREVMVRVRAVLRRTAEQAGDADESKIINYQGLQLNLDKKTVSIDGEAIPFTKTEFELLRLFLEERGKVFSRQELIDRVWPKDVMVLDRTVDVNITRMRKKIGKFAKCIVTRLGFGYYFDA from the coding sequence ATGGAAGAGAATATGAAAAGAATACTTGTTGTTGATGATGAGCAAGACTTGTGTGAGATTCTGAAATTCAATCTCGAAACAGAAGGATATGAGGTAGAGACTGCCAATTCTGCAGAAGAGGCTTTGGAGATGGACATCGCTTCGTTCGACCTGCTGCTGTTGGACGTTATGATGGGAGGAATGAGCGGTTTCCAGCTGGCTAAGCAGTTGAAGGGCAATCCGATGACAGCCAATGTTCCGATTATCTTCCTTACAGCCCGAGATACGGAAAACGATACGGTTACTGGATTCAATATCGGTGCCGATGATTATATCTCGAAACCTTTCTCTATACGAGAGGTGATGGTCAGAGTGCGTGCCGTCTTGCGCCGTACGGCTGAACAGGCTGGCGATGCTGATGAATCGAAGATCATCAACTATCAGGGACTGCAGCTGAATCTGGACAAGAAGACGGTGAGCATCGATGGTGAGGCTATCCCTTTCACCAAGACCGAGTTCGAACTCCTGCGTCTTTTCCTCGAAGAGCGCGGCAAGGTGTTCTCCCGTCAGGAACTTATCGACCGGGTATGGCCTAAGGATGTGATGGTACTCGACCGCACGGTGGATGTCAACATCACCCGTATGAGAAAGAAGATTGGTAAGTTTGCCAAGTGCATCGTTACCCGTCTGGGGTTCGGTTATTATTTTGATGCGTAA
- a CDS encoding OmpA/MotB family protein, which yields MKQTKLMVMAMMAVALMATSCASKKDLQNCQNENKELSSNYQATKEKLAATEASLAAAQEQLATAKSDYAKLQNSLDKSLNNASQNNVSIEKLVDQINESNQYIRHLVEVKSKSDSLNMVLTNNLTRSLSKEEMKEVDVQVLKGVVYISLADNMLYQSGSYEVNSRAQETLSKIAKIITDYKDYDVLVEGNTDNVPVSTTSAKMKNIRNNWDLSALRAASVVQYLQDHFGVNPKRLTAGGRGEYNPVTTNDTEVGKQRNRRTQIIITPKLDQFMDLIDKAPEEK from the coding sequence ATGAAACAGACAAAGTTAATGGTAATGGCAATGATGGCTGTAGCTCTGATGGCTACAAGCTGTGCAAGTAAGAAGGATCTTCAGAATTGCCAGAATGAGAATAAGGAATTGTCAAGCAACTATCAGGCTACCAAGGAAAAGCTGGCAGCTACTGAGGCTAGTCTGGCAGCAGCCCAGGAGCAGCTCGCTACTGCAAAGAGCGATTACGCTAAGTTGCAGAACTCACTTGACAAGAGTTTGAACAATGCAAGCCAGAACAACGTGAGCATTGAAAAACTCGTTGACCAGATCAACGAGAGTAACCAGTATATCCGCCACCTGGTTGAGGTAAAGAGCAAGAGCGATTCGCTCAACATGGTTCTTACCAACAACCTGACCCGCTCTTTGAGCAAGGAAGAGATGAAGGAGGTTGATGTTCAGGTTCTGAAGGGTGTAGTTTACATCTCTCTGGCTGACAATATGCTCTATCAGAGTGGTAGCTATGAGGTGAACAGCCGTGCTCAGGAAACATTGAGCAAGATTGCTAAGATCATCACAGACTACAAGGATTACGATGTGCTCGTAGAGGGTAATACCGATAACGTACCGGTAAGCACTACAAGTGCCAAGATGAAGAATATCCGCAACAACTGGGACCTCTCTGCTCTCCGTGCAGCTTCTGTTGTTCAGTACTTGCAGGATCACTTCGGTGTAAATCCTAAGCGTCTTACAGCTGGTGGCCGTGGTGAGTACAACCCTGTAACAACTAACGATACAGAGGTAGGCAAGCAGCGCAACCGCCGCACTCAGATTATCATCACTCCTAAGCTCGACCAGTTCATGGACTTGATCGACAAGGCTCCAGAGGAGAAGTAA